The window ACCTGCGCCGGTTGCCCGAATTGTTCTGCGGATTCCGGCGCGAAAAGCGGCGCGGCCCGACGCTCTATCCGGTCGCCTGCGCGCCGCAGGCCTGGGCCAGCGCCACGGCGTTCACGCTATTGGAGGCGGCGCTGGGCATCGAGTTCGACGTGGCGCGCGGCGAGATCCGGCTGCGCAATCCGCATCTGCCGGCGTTCCTGCACGAGGTGATCTTGCGCGATCTGCGTCTGGGCGAGTCCAGCGTGGACCTGCGCGTCAGCCGCCATGGCGACGACGTGGCGCTGGAGGTGTTGCGCACGCGTGGCCAGATCCAGGTCTCGATCGTGCTGGCGCGCTAGCGGCGCGCCGGAAGGAGGGTGCATGCGTACCGCCGGATGGTTGGCCTTGGGCGTCGTGATCGTCTGCGGAATGACGCTCGCCGTGTCACGCGCCGCGGAGGAGGCGCCCGCACCCTCGACCGAAGCCAATGCACCGCCGACGGTGCAGCCGCCGGCGTCATCGGTCCCCGTCACGCCAAAGAATGCCGCGCCACCGCCGTCGGTCACGATCATCGGCGCGAGCGATGCGCACGGTGTGCTTGGCCGTGACGTGCTCAGCGCGGCGAACGAGGACATGGGCCGCATCGTCGACATCATCGTCGACCGGAGCGGGCACGTGCGCGCCGCCG of the Bradyrhizobium sp. WSM1417 genome contains:
- a CDS encoding PRC-barrel domain-containing protein, yielding MRTAGWLALGVVIVCGMTLAVSRAAEEAPAPSTEANAPPTVQPPASSVPVTPKNAAPPPSVTIIGASDAHGVLGRDVLSAANEDMGRIVDIIVDRSGHVRAAVIDFGGFLGVGSRKIVVDWNALRFGKITNKKDSITLELTKAQVAAAPEYKEDTPMVVLGASGSLQPLQAVQ